Proteins encoded within one genomic window of Falco biarmicus isolate bFalBia1 chromosome 14, bFalBia1.pri, whole genome shotgun sequence:
- the UTP14A gene encoding U3 small nucleolar RNA-associated protein 14 homolog A isoform X2, with the protein MAEEDWLGVEAAPSASEGEDEGQEDGERRHRRLLEAVSSLSGRKRRKLAERTEASVQVSEFNVSCKGAGEKLVLSELLQPIRPKSALSSVKNELTRVKQKKAVELPLSKEEAKRVVREAAYVRTSKDVGKWQQVVLQNRRAEQLVFPLKQEIATVVPLEQAASAWKARTPLEQEIFGLLHKTQQPITDPLLTPEETASLQAMSLEEARQRRAELQKARVIQSYYEAKARREKKIKSKKYHRVLKKSKRRKALKEFELLHKLDPEAALAKLEELEQLRMQERMSLKHQNKGKWARSRAIMAKYDLEARKAMQEQLAKNKELMQKVRVELPEEEPGGVPEEDLTSVAVPTIPAGAGRTNPWMLGKPSGPAEEPEVQEGLGDFAVPGAAESKEEMEEEDEEVSEEEALLQDFAQKRHVRQQRAGSPEGQGADETDAVSELLRDSPVHPVCAEEQTSVRIEQPSQAQAEILLLEQLGRVQTMEDAEALASEEHVEELEKLGAAGAEEQVQQQEEGRAEERRVKKPPAKKKIISLQAVLSGKSQEVQCPSLPVVMEEEEGGIDQRGVIAEAFAGDDVVADFRQEKHKAEQAAKPQPVNLVLPGWDSCSSHPQPLPGRTSTCPMSS; encoded by the exons ATGGCGGAGGAGGACTGGCTGGGAGTGGAGGCGGCCCCGAGCGCTAGCGAAGGCGAGGATGAG GGGCAGGAGGACGGCGAGCGGCGGCACCGGCGGCTCCTGGAAGCGGTCAGCTCCCTCTCCGGACGGAAGCG GCGGAAGCTGGCTGAGCGTACAGAGGCAAGCGTGCAGGTGTCAGAGTTCAATGTCAGCTGCAAAG GTGCTGGGGAGAAGCTGGTTCTGtctgagctcctgcagcctATCCGTCCTAAATCCGCCCTGAGCAGCGTGAAGAACGAACTGACCAGAGTGAAGCAGAAAAAGGCAGTGGAGCTGCCACTCAGCAAAGAGGAGGCAAAGCGG GTCGTGAGGGAAGCTGCCTACGTCAGGACCTCTAAAGATGTGGGCAAATGGCAGCAGGTGGTTTTACAGAACCGACGGGCGGAACAGCTGGTTTTCCCTCTGAAGCAGGAGATTGCTACAGTTGTACCCCTGGAGCAAGCGGCTTCAGCTTGGAAG GCCCGAACTCCCCTGGAGCAGGAGATCTTTGGACTGCTCCACAAGACGcagcagcccatcacagacccaCTCCTGACACCAGAGGAGACAGCCTCGCTGCAGGCAatgagcttggaggag GCCCGGCAGCGGCgggctgagctgcagaaggCTCGGGTCATACAGTCCTACTATGAGGCTAAGGCTCGTCgagagaagaaaatcaagagCAAGAA GTACCATCGtgtgctgaaaaaaagcaagagacgCAAGGCCTTGAAGGAGTTTGAGCTGCTGCATAAGTTGGACCCCGAGGCTGCCTTGGCaaagctggaggagctggagcagctcaggATGCAG gAACGCATGAGTCTTAAGCACCAGAACAAGGGAAAATGGGCCCGCTCCAGGGCCATTATGGCTAAGTATGACCTGGAG GCCCGCAAGGCCATGCAGGAACAACTTGCCAAGAACAAGGAGTTGATGCAGAAGGTGCGAGTGGAGCTGCCTGAGGAGGAACCAGGTGGTGTTCCTGAGGAGGACCTCACATCAGTGGCTGTCCCCACCATCCCTGCGGGTGCCGGCAGAACTAATCCCTGGATGCTGGGCAAGCCCAGTGGCCCAGCCGAGGAGCCCGAGGTACAGGAGGGTCTTGGAGACTTTGCGGTGCCTGGTGCTGCGGAGAGcaaggaggagatggaggaggaggatgaggaggtgTCAGAGGAGGAAGCTCTGTTACAAGACTTTGCGCAGAAACGGCACGTGCGGCAGCAGCGGGCAGGGAGCCCTGAGGGACAAG GTGCTGATGAGACTGATGCGGTTTCTGAACTGCTGAGGGACAGCCCTGTCCACCCTGTCTGTGCGGAGGAGCAGACAAGCGTCAGGATCGAGCAGCCTTCCCAGGCCCAGGCGGAGATCCTGCTGttggagcagctgggcagggtgcAGACGATGGAGGACGCTGAGGCTCTGGCCTCAGAGGAGCATGTGgaagagctggagaagctgggggctgcaggagcagaggaacaagtgcagcagcaggaggaaggcagagctgaGGAGAGACGTGTCAAGAAACCACCAGCCAAGAAGAAGATCATTagcctgcaggctgtgctgtccGGGAAGTCCCAGGAGGTTCAGTGCCCCAGCCTGCCTGTGGTCATGGAGGAGGAG GAGGGTGGCATCGACCAAAGAGGGGTGATCGCAGAGGCCTTTGCTGGGGATGACGTGGTCGCTGACTTCCGCCAGGAGAAGCACaaggcagagcaggctgcaaaGCCGCAGCCAGTGAACCTGGTGCTGCCGGGCTGGG ATTCCTGCTCaagccacccccagcccctcccaggaAGGACCAGCACTTGCCCCATGTCATCATGA
- the UTP14A gene encoding U3 small nucleolar RNA-associated protein 14 homolog A isoform X1 translates to MAEEDWLGVEAAPSASEGEDEGQEDGERRHRRLLEAVSSLSGRKRRKLAERTEASVQVSEFNVSCKGAGEKLVLSELLQPIRPKSALSSVKNELTRVKQKKAVELPLSKEEAKRVVREAAYVRTSKDVGKWQQVVLQNRRAEQLVFPLKQEIATVVPLEQAASAWKARTPLEQEIFGLLHKTQQPITDPLLTPEETASLQAMSLEEARQRRAELQKARVIQSYYEAKARREKKIKSKKYHRVLKKSKRRKALKEFELLHKLDPEAALAKLEELEQLRMQERMSLKHQNKGKWARSRAIMAKYDLEARKAMQEQLAKNKELMQKVRVELPEEEPGGVPEEDLTSVAVPTIPAGAGRTNPWMLGKPSGPAEEPEVQEGLGDFAVPGAAESKEEMEEEDEEVSEEEALLQDFAQKRHVRQQRAGSPEGQGADETDAVSELLRDSPVHPVCAEEQTSVRIEQPSQAQAEILLLEQLGRVQTMEDAEALASEEHVEELEKLGAAGAEEQVQQQEEGRAEERRVKKPPAKKKIISLQAVLSGKSQEVQCPSLPVVMEEEEGGIDQRGVIAEAFAGDDVVADFRQEKHKAEQAAKPQPVNLVLPGWGEWGGTGLKPSTKKRKRFLLKPPPAPPRKDQHLPHVIMSERRNIHVAAHQVSELPFPFERHQQFEQSIRTPVGPTWNTQRAFQKLTTPRVITRAGHIIQPISAEDVPDMATEAGSGAKPALEIAPKQPEQPFRHPRRRAQ, encoded by the exons ATGGCGGAGGAGGACTGGCTGGGAGTGGAGGCGGCCCCGAGCGCTAGCGAAGGCGAGGATGAG GGGCAGGAGGACGGCGAGCGGCGGCACCGGCGGCTCCTGGAAGCGGTCAGCTCCCTCTCCGGACGGAAGCG GCGGAAGCTGGCTGAGCGTACAGAGGCAAGCGTGCAGGTGTCAGAGTTCAATGTCAGCTGCAAAG GTGCTGGGGAGAAGCTGGTTCTGtctgagctcctgcagcctATCCGTCCTAAATCCGCCCTGAGCAGCGTGAAGAACGAACTGACCAGAGTGAAGCAGAAAAAGGCAGTGGAGCTGCCACTCAGCAAAGAGGAGGCAAAGCGG GTCGTGAGGGAAGCTGCCTACGTCAGGACCTCTAAAGATGTGGGCAAATGGCAGCAGGTGGTTTTACAGAACCGACGGGCGGAACAGCTGGTTTTCCCTCTGAAGCAGGAGATTGCTACAGTTGTACCCCTGGAGCAAGCGGCTTCAGCTTGGAAG GCCCGAACTCCCCTGGAGCAGGAGATCTTTGGACTGCTCCACAAGACGcagcagcccatcacagacccaCTCCTGACACCAGAGGAGACAGCCTCGCTGCAGGCAatgagcttggaggag GCCCGGCAGCGGCgggctgagctgcagaaggCTCGGGTCATACAGTCCTACTATGAGGCTAAGGCTCGTCgagagaagaaaatcaagagCAAGAA GTACCATCGtgtgctgaaaaaaagcaagagacgCAAGGCCTTGAAGGAGTTTGAGCTGCTGCATAAGTTGGACCCCGAGGCTGCCTTGGCaaagctggaggagctggagcagctcaggATGCAG gAACGCATGAGTCTTAAGCACCAGAACAAGGGAAAATGGGCCCGCTCCAGGGCCATTATGGCTAAGTATGACCTGGAG GCCCGCAAGGCCATGCAGGAACAACTTGCCAAGAACAAGGAGTTGATGCAGAAGGTGCGAGTGGAGCTGCCTGAGGAGGAACCAGGTGGTGTTCCTGAGGAGGACCTCACATCAGTGGCTGTCCCCACCATCCCTGCGGGTGCCGGCAGAACTAATCCCTGGATGCTGGGCAAGCCCAGTGGCCCAGCCGAGGAGCCCGAGGTACAGGAGGGTCTTGGAGACTTTGCGGTGCCTGGTGCTGCGGAGAGcaaggaggagatggaggaggaggatgaggaggtgTCAGAGGAGGAAGCTCTGTTACAAGACTTTGCGCAGAAACGGCACGTGCGGCAGCAGCGGGCAGGGAGCCCTGAGGGACAAG GTGCTGATGAGACTGATGCGGTTTCTGAACTGCTGAGGGACAGCCCTGTCCACCCTGTCTGTGCGGAGGAGCAGACAAGCGTCAGGATCGAGCAGCCTTCCCAGGCCCAGGCGGAGATCCTGCTGttggagcagctgggcagggtgcAGACGATGGAGGACGCTGAGGCTCTGGCCTCAGAGGAGCATGTGgaagagctggagaagctgggggctgcaggagcagaggaacaagtgcagcagcaggaggaaggcagagctgaGGAGAGACGTGTCAAGAAACCACCAGCCAAGAAGAAGATCATTagcctgcaggctgtgctgtccGGGAAGTCCCAGGAGGTTCAGTGCCCCAGCCTGCCTGTGGTCATGGAGGAGGAG GAGGGTGGCATCGACCAAAGAGGGGTGATCGCAGAGGCCTTTGCTGGGGATGACGTGGTCGCTGACTTCCGCCAGGAGAAGCACaaggcagagcaggctgcaaaGCCGCAGCCAGTGAACCTGGTGCTGCCGGGCTGGGGTGAGTGGGGAGGCACAGGACTGAAGCCCAgcaccaagaaaagaaaacg ATTCCTGCTCaagccacccccagcccctcccaggaAGGACCAGCACTTGCCCCATGTCATCATGAGCGAGCGGCGCAACATCCATGTGGCAGCACATCAG GTCAGTGAGCTGCCCTTCCCCTTTGAGAGGCACCAGCAGTTTGAGCAGAGCATCCGGACACCTGTGGGCCCCACGTGGAACACGCAGCGTGCCTTCCAGAAGCTAACTACCCCCCGCGTCATTACCCGAGCAGGCCACATCATCCAGCCCATCTCCGCTGAGGATGTCCCTGACATGGCCACCGAAGCTGGCAGTGGAGCCAAGCCAGCGCTAGAAATTGCGCCcaagcagccagagcagccctTTCGCCACCCGCGCAGGAGAGCACAATAG